In Actinomycetota bacterium, the DNA window CAGGCTCTCCTCCATCGCTCCTCCGACCGAACGGGTGCAGCAACACTGCAGCAACACTACGGTAAGGCAGTTCGATCCCCGGCACGACGGACGGTCGGGGCTCCCTGTCGAGAGGCAGGACGGGCCCCGTACCGTGGAAGCACCGAAGCAGGAGAGGGCATGCGGATCGACGACTACGAGTACGGACGCGTCGTCATCGACGGCCGCGAGGAGCGCAACGACGTGATCCTCGTCGACGGCACGCTGCACGCCAACTGGTGGCGCGACGAGGGCCACCGCCTGCAGGTCGAAGACCTACAGCCGGTGCTGGACGCGGAACCCGATCTGCTGGTGGTCGGGACCGGCACGGCAGGCAACATGCGACCGGCCTCAGACCTGGACGGCCAGCTGCGGTCACACGGGATCGAGCTGGAGGCGATGCCGTCACCTCAGGCGGTTCGCCGCTACAACGAGGTGGCGCGAGCCGGCGACCGCGATGTCGCGCTGGCCATCCACCTGACCTGCTAGCGGCTACGACACGACCTTCAGGTGACCGCCGGCCGGCTCGAAGATCGACTGGTGACCGTCTTCCCAGGTCACTTCGATCTTCAGCGGGTCCTGCTGCAGCACCTCGTTGACCGTGCCACGGCGTGGGGGGACACCGACCTTGTTCGACGGGATCTCGATCGTGTCGCCGGCGTGGACGTCCATCGCGTTCCCTCCTGACGGCCAGTTGGGCTGGGCTGTCTGACCGTACTGCGGGGCGGAGCGGCGAACCAGCCTGCGATGGCGCGGACGTCGGCCGTTACACGGGCACGACCGGGACACGCGCCATCGCCTCGCGGACCTTGGCTTGCGGGTAGGCGTGGTCCACGAGTTCCCCGCGGAAGTAG includes these proteins:
- a CDS encoding MTH938/NDUFAF3 family protein produces the protein MRIDDYEYGRVVIDGREERNDVILVDGTLHANWWRDEGHRLQVEDLQPVLDAEPDLLVVGTGTAGNMRPASDLDGQLRSHGIELEAMPSPQAVRRYNEVARAGDRDVALAIHLTC
- a CDS encoding DUF1918 domain-containing protein, which translates into the protein MDVHAGDTIEIPSNKVGVPPRRGTVNEVLQQDPLKIEVTWEDGHQSIFEPAGGHLKVVS